One window from the genome of Spirochaetota bacterium encodes:
- a CDS encoding FAD-binding protein, protein MARILVIAEQRNGKISDATLELCKAAKAIASAMGASPAAAVFYKDDSLAKEVAQYIPEVFAVVDPKLEVYSADTYVAAAKAVVESQDVKGVLVPHTYDGTDYAAKLAMNLGCGIVTNCNKFEMQGGTIVFTRNTYNGKIQEQRSVKTDKFVATFEKGAFEKEAAGGAGSVTAVSASIPEPRRKFKQFVETMAGSVDITQAKIIVAGGRGTKEKDKYNDIIVNFAKKLGGEYAAS, encoded by the coding sequence ATGGCACGTATATTAGTAATAGCAGAACAAAGGAATGGAAAAATAAGCGATGCTACATTAGAACTTTGTAAAGCCGCAAAAGCGATAGCATCTGCAATGGGTGCATCCCCTGCTGCTGCTGTATTCTATAAAGACGATAGTTTAGCAAAAGAAGTTGCACAGTATATACCAGAAGTATTTGCAGTAGTAGATCCTAAATTAGAAGTGTACAGCGCTGATACGTATGTTGCAGCTGCAAAAGCAGTTGTTGAATCTCAAGATGTTAAAGGCGTGTTAGTACCTCACACCTATGATGGAACTGATTATGCTGCCAAATTGGCAATGAACCTAGGCTGTGGAATAGTTACTAACTGCAATAAATTTGAAATGCAGGGCGGTACAATTGTATTTACACGCAATACGTATAATGGCAAGATTCAGGAACAGCGTTCAGTAAAAACTGATAAGTTTGTAGCAACCTTTGAAAAAGGTGCATTTGAAAAAGAAGCTGCTGGTGGTGCAGGTTCAGTTACAGCAGTATCTGCTTCAATTCCAGAACCTCGTAGAAAATTTAAACAATTTGTTGAAACAATGGCTGGCTCGGTGGACATTACACAGGCCAAGATTATTGTTGCTGGTGGTAGAGGAACAAAAGAAAAGGATAAATACAACGATATTATCGTCAATTTTGCCAAGAAGTTAGGTGGCGAGTACGCTGCTTCC